In a genomic window of Telopea speciosissima isolate NSW1024214 ecotype Mountain lineage chromosome 5, Tspe_v1, whole genome shotgun sequence:
- the LOC122661272 gene encoding uncharacterized protein LOC122661272, whose amino-acid sequence MAEENGVNQPKPSVVPNSSEEKLKQPQVPAFPGFLASPNGDIPMYPIMYPALVPGLTPLQNQEQNNHGAGIYAVPVLQYMGPMAGLSTNTLIPLTYSIPTRTSPPEGAAIVEEHGQEGRPQHPPQRQIVVRRFHFAIQLDLLLILKLAAVIFVFNQDGSRHRLILLVFFASLVYLYQTGALTPIIRWLSQGMQRAGAPPQPRAVLRAENAPAARQEDENAAREDVQPGVENDNRPTDDTNQPAENENQVEPGARGGVNWWGIVKEVQMIVVGFITSLLPGFHNVD is encoded by the exons GTGCCAGCGTTTCCTGGATTCCTGGCCTCACCCAATGGTGACATTCCGATGTATCCTATCATGTACCCTGCACTTGTTCCAGGATTAACCCCTCTGCAGAACCAGGAACAGAATAACCATGGTGCTGGCATTTATGCAGTTCCTGTTCTTCAATACATGGGGCCTATGGCTGGACTTTCTACAAACACCCTTATTCCCCTCACCTACAGTATTCCAAC AAGGACTAGTCCTCCTGAGGGTGCAGCAATTGTTGAGGAGCATGGACAGGAGGGACGTCCACAGCATCCCCCACAAAGACAAATTGTTGTCAGGAGATTTCACTTTGCAATTCAGCTTGACTTGTTGCTCATACTGAAGCTGGCAgctgtaatttttgttttcaatcaaGATGGATCGAGACATAGACTCATTCTTCTTGTGTTCTTTGCCTCACTAGTTTATTT ATATCAGACTGGAGCTCTCACGCCAATAATTCGGTGGCTTTCACAAGGCATGCAGAGGGCAGGTGCGCCTCCACAACCACGAGCTGTTCTCAGGGCTGAGAATGCCCCTGCTGCTAGGCAGGAGGATGAGAATGCTGCTCGCGAAG ATGTGCAACCTGGAGTGGAGAATGATAATCGGCCTACAGATGACACAAATCAGCCTGCCGAGAACGAAAACCAGGTTGAACCTGGTGCAAGGGGAGGTGTCAACTGGTGGGGTATTGTGAAGGAGGTCCAGATGATTGTTGTTGGATTTATCACTTCCCTTCTTCCCGGATTTCATAATGTTGATTAG